In Mucilaginibacter sp. KACC 22063, the genomic stretch AATGTGAGATATTACAAAACCAGCTTACTCAGAAAATATTAGCTCAGCAGGCCGTTATCGATAGCGTTAGCGTAAAAGACGATGAGGTTGATGCCGAGCTTGATCGCCGTATGCGTTCAATGGTGCAACGTGCCGGTGGCGAGGAGCGCCTGGAGCAATTCTTAGGACGTTCTATTATCCAGTACAAAGACGAGATCCGCAACGAAATCCGCGAAAGCATGGTTGCCGATCGTATGCGCGGCAAGATCACTGAAAAGATCAGCGTTACCCCGCTTGATGTAAAAAACTATTACGACAAAATTCCTAAAGACAGCTTGCCATCCTTCAACAAAGAAGTTGAGGTGGGGGTGATCAGTTTTAACCCAACACTGAACAAGGAAGAGAAGGAAATGTCGAAAGAGAAAGCAGAAGAGCTACGTGCCCGTGTTAAAAAAGGAGAAGACTTTGCCACTTTGGCAAGGCTTTATTCGCAAGATCCTGGTTCTGCACCTCAAGGTGGCGACCTTGGTTTTAACGAACGTGGTACATTTGTAAAAGAATTTAGTGCAATGGCTTTCAGATTAAAGGCTGGTGAATTGTCTCCGGTATTTGAAACCGATTATGGTTTTCACTTTTTACAAGTGATTGAGCGCCGCGGTGAGCAGGTGCATGTGCGCCATATCCTGATTATGCCTCAAATTACCCAGGCAAGTGTTGACCGGGCTAAAATGAAGGCAG encodes the following:
- a CDS encoding peptidylprolyl isomerase — encoded protein: MRKFGLAILGLLLVISVSKAQQRSVDKIAGVVGSSIILQSDIEQLYAQYLAQGATLPPNFKCEILQNQLTQKILAQQAVIDSVSVKDDEVDAELDRRMRSMVQRAGGEERLEQFLGRSIIQYKDEIRNEIRESMVADRMRGKITEKISVTPLDVKNYYDKIPKDSLPSFNKEVEVGVISFNPTLNKEEKEMSKEKAEELRARVKKGEDFATLARLYSQDPGSAPQGGDLGFNERGTFVKEFSAMAFRLKAGELSPVFETDYGFHFLQVIERRGEQVHVRHILIMPQITQASVDRAKMKADSVYDLLTKNKKIDFSSAAAYYSDDKDTKYNGGMMLNADNVQTRSTYIPTDKLDPQVALVTDTMKVGEISKPILYTAQDGKKSYRIFLLKSVTDAHKANLAQDFPKIKDAAYNEKVNRTVSEWFEKKRKQTFIRVDPEYQGCAMVKRWMDSAPKAVAATTTTTDTPKQ